Part of the Candidatus Neomarinimicrobiota bacterium genome is shown below.
ATACCTGGCTGCGGTTCAGGCTATCGACTTTCACGAGGGGCTTGAAGCGGGACGAGGAGCCATGGCGGCCTACCGGCTCTTGCGCGACCAAAGCTCCTTTGTGGAGGAAGACCGGCTCCTTGCCCCGGACATGGCTGCAGCCCGCAATTTGATTGCTTCGGGAGCCGTGGTTGCGGCCGCCCATGCGGCCGTGCCCCTGCAGTGAAGCGCCAGGTCATCGCCGAAGCCGATGTGCGCAGGGCTCACCGGGAGCGGCGCCCCCTCGAAATTGAAGAAGGCGCCATCCTCACACCTTCGGCCCGTGATGCGGTGCGGGCGCTACAGGTTGAAGTGGTCCAGGCCGGACAGCTGCGCACGCATTTGCCACCCATACCTGCGTTCCGCGTGGTGGGTGTCGCCAGCGATCACGGGGGTGTGGAGGCCAAGCGGTGGGTCTGTGAGGCACTGGAGGCATTGGGAGCGGAGTACCGGGATCATGGGGTAAACTCCAGCAGCGAGAGCGTTGATTACCCGGACAAGGCGGCTGAGATCGCCACCAAAGTTCAATCCGGCGCCTACTGGCGTGGCATCATCATTGATGGGATCGGCATCGGTTCGGCCATTTCAGCCAACAAATTTATCGGTATTCGTGCCGGTCAGGTTTACGATACCATCACGGCCATCAACGCCCGCGCCCACAACAATGCAAATATTATCACGCTAGGTGGACAGTTGCTGGGTCAGAAAATGGTGAAAGAAATTGTAAATCTGTTTCTGAGTACCGAATTTGAGGGTGGTCGGCATCAGCGCCGAATCGACAAGATTCAGCAGATCGAGATTGATCAAAGGGGGTAGCGGTTGAGAGAACTACGGGAGGGGCTGACGTTTGATGACGTGTTGTTGGTGCCGGCCTATTCGGATGTACTCCCTGCGGATGTGGACATATCATCGCAGCTGACCCGCAATATCCGTCTGAATATCCCTTTTCTCAGCGCCGCCATGGATACGGTCACCGAGGCCGACATGGCCATTGCGATCGCCCGCGAGGGCGGTCTTGGGGTGCTCCACCGCAATTTGACGGTGGAAACCCAGGCGGCTCAGGTCGAGCGGGTCAAGCGCTCTGAGAGTGGCATGATACTCGACCCCATTACCGTCGCATCCGACCGCACCATCGGGGATGCCCTTGCGGTCATGCGGCGCTACGAAATATCAGGCCTGCCGGTGGTGGACGGTGGCCGCCTCAAGGGTATCATCACCAACCGGGATGTACGTTTTGAAACCGATCACTCCCTGCCAATTTCCGCCCGGATGACGGCTGAAAATCTGGTGACCGTTCCTCCCGGCACGACCCTGGAAGATGCCAAGGCGGTGCTGGAGCAGCATCGCATCGAAAAGTTGCTGGTGGTTGACGGGGATGGGACGCTGTGCGGACTG
Proteins encoded:
- a CDS encoding RpiB/LacA/LacB family sugar-phosphate isomerase; the protein is MVGVASDHGGVEAKRWVCEALEALGAEYRDHGVNSSSESVDYPDKAAEIATKVQSGAYWRGIIIDGIGIGSAISANKFIGIRAGQVYDTITAINARAHNNANIITLGGQLLGQKMVKEIVNLFLSTEFEGGRHQRRIDKIQQIEIDQRG